Proteins encoded within one genomic window of Nitrospirota bacterium:
- a CDS encoding HAMP domain-containing protein, which translates to MFIELMLRRARQLGQMTHLLSMDFAFKNAITTSDHETIVSVLENLKIRINSHLVMLISMDHTVLASTMHSETVKDNTRVPDTLNEALTEAENHGEASAIVTMDGKTYQIIIVPLLAPDPIDWLCTGFVIDDALLSELKNFILADVTIINTSRKENQPVIASTLTKQDSQTLLQTISNVDIKKVKTLEVNYGGDKYVTAITTLHNANGYSIITALQRSLNDVLKPFYRLRRALYVFFALTLLLSILASLRIARTVTRPVSILVEGVRKIAKGIYTHRVEIRHRDEIGELAEAFNSMSIGLEEKELVADLLGKVVSAPIAHELLKKQVELGGEEREVTILFSDIRNFTTISENLTPKETLRLLNMYITEMSAIIEKYGGVIDKYIGDAIMALYGAPIGNPDDTDRALNSALDMVEALSSLNKEIEQMGFLPLDIGIGINTDIVLAGNMGSKSRLNYTVIGDGVNVASRLETLTKNEEFKAKIIVSSATLIKSTGDYLIRPLGSVVVKGKTEKITIYALDGRK; encoded by the coding sequence GTGTTTATTGAACTTATGCTCAGAAGAGCCCGGCAGCTTGGACAGATGACCCATCTTCTTTCAATGGATTTTGCTTTTAAAAACGCTATTACAACCTCTGACCACGAAACAATCGTATCCGTACTTGAAAACTTGAAAATCCGCATAAATTCTCATCTGGTGATGCTCATATCCATGGATCACACTGTTTTGGCAAGTACGATGCACTCGGAAACTGTAAAAGATAATACGCGGGTGCCTGATACGTTGAATGAGGCGTTAACTGAGGCCGAAAACCATGGTGAGGCATCGGCAATTGTCACAATGGACGGAAAAACGTACCAGATTATTATAGTGCCTCTTCTTGCCCCAGACCCTATCGACTGGTTATGTACAGGATTTGTAATAGATGATGCTCTGCTTTCTGAGCTAAAAAATTTTATCTTAGCGGATGTAACCATTATAAATACGAGCCGGAAAGAGAACCAGCCTGTTATCGCATCAACTTTAACTAAACAAGACTCTCAAACCCTGCTTCAAACTATTTCTAACGTTGACATCAAAAAAGTAAAGACACTGGAGGTAAACTATGGAGGCGACAAATATGTTACGGCAATAACTACTTTGCATAATGCTAATGGTTACTCAATAATAACAGCTCTTCAGCGCTCACTAAACGATGTCCTCAAACCATTTTACAGGTTAAGAAGGGCTCTATACGTGTTTTTTGCTCTTACCTTGCTTCTTTCCATCCTTGCATCGTTACGCATAGCCAGAACTGTTACCAGGCCGGTAAGTATTCTTGTTGAAGGTGTAAGAAAAATCGCTAAAGGTATCTACACCCATCGGGTGGAAATCCGGCACAGGGACGAAATAGGTGAACTTGCCGAGGCCTTTAATAGCATGAGCATAGGGCTTGAGGAAAAGGAACTGGTGGCCGACTTACTCGGAAAGGTTGTTTCTGCCCCTATTGCCCATGAACTGCTTAAAAAGCAGGTCGAACTCGGCGGTGAGGAACGTGAGGTAACCATATTGTTTTCTGATATAAGAAATTTTACGACAATAAGCGAAAACCTTACGCCTAAGGAAACCCTTCGTCTCTTAAACATGTATATAACAGAGATGAGTGCTATAATAGAAAAATATGGCGGTGTCATAGATAAATACATAGGAGATGCCATCATGGCTCTGTATGGTGCTCCTATCGGCAACCCCGACGATACCGACAGGGCCCTTAACTCAGCTTTAGACATGGTGGAGGCTCTGAGCAGTTTAAACAAAGAAATTGAACAGATGGGCTTTTTGCCCCTTGACATAGGTATCGGGATAAACACAGACATTGTATTAGCAGGAAACATGGGCTCTAAGTCCAGGCTTAACTACACAGTAATAGGGGACGGTGTCAACGTTGCTTCAAGACTTGAGACGCTTACAAAAAATGAAGAGTTTAAAGCAAAAATTATCGTAAGCAGCGCTACCCTGATTAAATCCACAGGGGACTACTTAATACGTCCTTTAGGTTCTGTAGTTGTTAAGGGTAAAACAGAAAAGATAACTATTTATGCAC
- a CDS encoding response regulator: protein MTGIYDGGASPHYGGGASPLKFNILVVDDEAGNRQAMRQILKDSYKLSFATDGTEALNIAQREKPDMILLDVMMPGIDGYDTCCRLKENPETEEIPVIFITSLAEVGDESRGFEAGGVDYITKPVSPSVVLHRVAAHLEIFNQKRLCEETVKRRTKQLQESQESAIFMLGDAGHFNDSDTGSHIWRMASYSVEIARACAWPVEVVEIIALAAAMHDTGKIGVPGSILRKPAKLDPEEWKIMMTHSSIGHSILSKSNTPLFRMSADIAYYHHERWDGTGYPKGLRGKEIPQSAAIVAVADVFDALTMVRPYKEAWPVDKAMDEIKRCAGSHFDPHIVARFFDVEDEIRRLKEFWDEREKDGN, encoded by the coding sequence ATGACAGGCATTTACGACGGGGGTGCCTCACCCCATTACGGCGGGGGCGCCTCGCCCCTTAAGTTTAATATTCTGGTAGTTGACGATGAGGCCGGCAACAGACAAGCCATGAGGCAGATATTGAAAGATTCGTACAAACTGTCCTTTGCTACAGACGGCACTGAGGCTTTGAATATAGCGCAAAGAGAAAAACCAGATATGATTTTGCTGGACGTTATGATGCCGGGAATTGATGGATACGATACGTGCTGCCGTTTGAAAGAAAACCCTGAGACTGAAGAGATTCCGGTTATTTTTATAACCTCACTGGCAGAGGTGGGAGATGAGTCCCGCGGGTTTGAAGCGGGAGGGGTTGATTACATCACAAAACCCGTATCCCCGTCTGTTGTATTACACAGGGTTGCAGCTCATTTAGAAATATTTAATCAAAAGCGGCTGTGTGAAGAGACTGTTAAGAGGCGCACAAAGCAGTTACAGGAAAGCCAGGAGTCAGCAATATTTATGCTTGGAGACGCAGGACACTTTAACGACTCTGATACGGGAAGCCATATATGGAGAATGGCCTCTTATTCTGTAGAAATAGCAAGGGCATGTGCATGGCCTGTTGAAGTGGTTGAGATAATAGCACTTGCAGCTGCAATGCACGATACAGGTAAAATAGGAGTGCCCGGCAGTATTTTAAGAAAACCTGCCAAACTTGACCCTGAAGAGTGGAAAATAATGATGACACACAGCTCAATCGGGCACAGCATCCTCTCTAAGAGCAATACGCCGCTTTTCAGGATGTCTGCTGACATTGCTTACTATCACCATGAGAGGTGGGACGGAACGGGTTATCCTAAGGGTTTAAGAGGGAAAGAAATACCACAAAGCGCAGCAATCGTGGCTGTAGCCGATGTGTTTGATGCTCTTACCATGGTACGGCCATACAAAGAGGCATGGCCTGTTGACAAGGCTATGGATGAGATTAAGAGGTGTGCCGGCAGTCATTTTGATCCGCATATAGTTGCTCGTTTTTTTGATGTTGAGGATGAAATCAGAAGACTTAAAGAATTCTGGGATGAAAGGGAAAAAGACGGTAATTAA
- a CDS encoding hybrid sensor histidine kinase/response regulator — protein MADNRCTVLIVDDESGSRQLLRQILQDKYRLSFAASGIMALEAAKSVQPDLILLDIIMPEMDGYEACKKLKAIPEISDIPVIFISALTDTTEKVNAFKSGAVDYVCKPFQSDEVISRIETHLKLYNLQRHLEKQVEIEVNRRRMDEQMLIQQSKMAATGEMIGAIAHQWRQPLNSLGLIVQDVEEAFEAGEVTKDYLKQSVSQCMGLIKLMSHTVEDFQNFLKPSGRQDTFDVTEAFYEVIHLFSDMLKKNDICVRINTPETCRIYTTGYRNELKQVILNLINNSRDAINTERKKGVSVKEEGLITIDISEGDNNVVARISDNGGGIDDSIADKLFEPYVTTKGKSGTGIGLYMSKAIIENKMNGSISVSNIEGGAQFTINLPLVKPDGELQ, from the coding sequence ATGGCAGACAACAGATGCACCGTGTTGATAGTGGATGATGAATCCGGCAGCAGACAGTTGCTGAGGCAGATACTTCAGGATAAGTACAGGCTGTCGTTTGCTGCAAGCGGCATTATGGCACTTGAAGCGGCTAAGAGTGTACAGCCGGACTTGATACTTCTTGACATTATAATGCCAGAGATGGACGGATATGAGGCGTGTAAGAAACTCAAAGCCATACCGGAAATTTCTGATATTCCGGTAATTTTTATCAGCGCCCTTACTGACACCACCGAAAAAGTTAACGCGTTTAAAAGCGGTGCTGTAGATTATGTTTGCAAACCTTTTCAAAGCGATGAGGTTATCTCAAGAATCGAGACCCATCTGAAACTTTATAATCTGCAGCGGCATCTGGAAAAACAGGTGGAGATAGAGGTTAACAGGCGAAGAATGGATGAGCAGATGCTGATTCAGCAGTCAAAGATGGCAGCCACGGGCGAAATGATAGGCGCTATTGCCCATCAGTGGAGGCAGCCGCTAAATTCCCTGGGGCTTATAGTGCAGGACGTTGAGGAGGCTTTTGAGGCAGGAGAGGTAACTAAAGATTATCTTAAACAATCTGTCAGTCAATGTATGGGGCTTATTAAGCTTATGTCCCACACAGTAGAGGATTTCCAAAACTTTCTAAAGCCATCTGGCAGACAAGATACTTTTGACGTGACTGAGGCCTTTTATGAGGTCATTCATCTGTTCTCTGATATGCTGAAAAAGAACGACATCTGCGTGCGGATTAACACTCCGGAAACATGTCGCATATATACAACAGGTTATCGTAATGAATTAAAACAGGTTATTTTAAATCTGATAAATAACAGCCGTGACGCGATAAATACAGAACGCAAAAAGGGGGTGTCCGTTAAAGAAGAGGGTTTGATTACGATTGATATAAGTGAGGGAGACAATAACGTGGTTGCACGCATAAGCGACAATGGAGGCGGCATAGACGATTCGATAGCAGATAAACTATTTGAGCCGTATGTAACCACCAAAGGGAAAAGTGGCACAGGGATAGGGCTCTACATGTCTAAAGCCATTATAGAGAATAAGATGAACGGTAGCATTTCAGTATCAAATATAGAGGGCGGAGCGCAGTTTACTATAAACCTGCCGCTTGTTAAACCTGATGGAGAGTTACAATGA
- the tadA gene encoding Flp pilus assembly complex ATPase component TadA, translating to MATERRRRIGEMLIDSGVINKKQLMSALQRQNQLREQGEVALLGSVLIELKILTSNQLISFIQLNKINVPLGEYLVINRKITKDQLRKVLEIQKVNPQKKLGTLLIEDLKLISEETLLKTIAKQNNIPRIKPDMSEVDPELFFTFSQKTLMENRFIPYKKYQGEPSTVVYQCIISEFDIKNMQKIKNYMAREITSSLAACGDKTKRTLSVEFAFASLNEILEFIPHVYDNKDAVSLSQKVVVESSAATDVLTVGTKYYSSNHNMNIFMQLLMRALDSCASDIHIEPSKHNLRIRFRIDGILIEQPGLPKTLNAAFVRGLKNFFRFKDSHVPNMIVDDRKRVYYEDKDIEADLRIAVIPTVYGDKMVLRILIQAEVVPTFEKLGMFKNLIEKYRIVCSMSSGIVIVTGPTGSGKSTTLYSTLDYLNREDISILTLEDPPEYLIDGVSQVRVGSDDSRETSYSKGIKAALRQDPDIIMFGEMRDHESASVALTAGLTGHLLFTTLHTNDAASAIARLFDMGIRPFLLSSTLVSILGQRLVRVVCPGCKVEYTPGWEELEFFTLFIHDVETDIKNGKIRFSRGSGCKKCNNTGFKGMIAIHELLCMNDEIKRAVLQGAVSKEAENIARRYGMTSLVEDGFLKAVEGVTTIEEVLRVSKNLENPKNKRTVDEIRYLLEGNMQRQDILSAMFSYGFEPDGFGRTVNSM from the coding sequence ATGGCAACGGAGCGGAGGAGGCGAATCGGTGAAATGCTGATTGACTCCGGAGTCATTAACAAAAAGCAGCTGATGTCGGCCCTGCAGAGACAAAATCAGTTAAGAGAACAGGGCGAGGTAGCCCTTTTGGGCAGCGTACTTATAGAATTAAAGATATTAACATCCAACCAGTTAATATCTTTTATCCAACTAAATAAGATAAATGTCCCGCTTGGTGAATACCTTGTTATTAACAGGAAAATAACTAAAGATCAACTAAGAAAAGTTTTAGAAATTCAGAAAGTTAATCCTCAAAAGAAACTTGGCACTCTCTTAATAGAAGACCTGAAACTAATTAGTGAAGAGACACTCCTTAAAACCATAGCAAAACAAAACAACATACCGCGCATCAAGCCGGATATGTCGGAGGTTGACCCTGAACTGTTTTTCACTTTTTCACAGAAGACTTTAATGGAAAACAGATTTATTCCTTATAAGAAGTACCAGGGAGAGCCATCAACAGTGGTTTACCAATGTATTATTTCTGAATTTGATATAAAAAATATGCAAAAGATTAAAAACTACATGGCAAGAGAAATAACAAGTTCTTTGGCTGCCTGCGGTGACAAGACTAAACGTACGTTGAGCGTGGAATTTGCTTTTGCCAGCTTAAATGAAATATTGGAGTTTATTCCGCATGTTTATGACAATAAAGATGCCGTATCATTATCACAAAAAGTTGTAGTGGAATCCTCGGCTGCTACCGATGTTCTTACTGTTGGCACTAAGTACTACTCATCAAACCACAATATGAATATTTTTATGCAGCTTTTAATGAGAGCATTAGATTCCTGCGCTTCAGACATTCATATCGAACCCTCAAAGCACAATCTCAGAATCCGTTTCCGTATAGACGGCATATTGATAGAACAGCCTGGTTTGCCAAAGACACTGAATGCTGCGTTTGTAAGGGGTTTGAAGAATTTTTTCAGGTTTAAAGATTCACATGTGCCAAACATGATAGTGGATGACCGAAAGCGGGTTTATTATGAGGACAAAGACATTGAGGCAGACTTAAGAATAGCCGTAATTCCTACTGTTTATGGTGATAAGATGGTGTTACGGATTTTAATTCAGGCTGAGGTAGTGCCTACATTTGAAAAACTTGGTATGTTTAAAAACCTTATCGAGAAGTATCGAATCGTGTGCTCTATGTCCTCAGGGATTGTGATAGTGACTGGGCCTACGGGCTCTGGTAAGAGCACCACGCTTTACTCAACCCTTGATTACCTAAACCGTGAAGACATCAGCATACTAACACTTGAGGACCCCCCTGAGTATTTGATTGACGGGGTATCACAGGTACGGGTAGGGTCTGATGATTCAAGGGAAACATCGTACAGTAAGGGGATAAAAGCGGCACTAAGGCAGGACCCTGACATTATAATGTTTGGTGAAATGCGGGATCATGAATCCGCCTCGGTGGCATTAACGGCTGGATTAACCGGCCACCTGCTCTTTACAACGCTTCATACCAATGATGCAGCGTCAGCCATAGCCAGACTGTTTGATATGGGAATCAGGCCGTTTCTGTTGTCTTCAACACTGGTCTCCATACTGGGGCAAAGACTGGTCAGAGTAGTTTGTCCCGGCTGTAAGGTGGAATATACTCCGGGATGGGAGGAACTTGAGTTTTTCACGTTATTTATTCATGATGTGGAAACAGATATTAAAAACGGTAAGATACGTTTTTCCAGGGGCAGCGGGTGCAAAAAGTGTAATAACACAGGGTTTAAGGGCATGATAGCAATTCACGAGCTGCTTTGCATGAATGATGAGATAAAACGGGCAGTGTTACAGGGTGCAGTGTCAAAAGAGGCGGAAAACATTGCCAGACGTTATGGGATGACCTCGCTTGTGGAGGATGGTTTTTTGAAAGCAGTCGAGGGGGTAACTACCATAGAGGAGGTGCTGAGGGTGTCGAAGAATCTTGAAAATCCTAAAAATAAACGGACTGTTGATGAAATCAGATACCTGCTTGAAGGCAATATGCAAAGACAGGATATACTATCTGCCATGTTTAGTTATGGTTTTGAGCCGGATGGATTTGGCCGCACAGTAAACAGCATGTAG
- a CDS encoding SpoIIE family protein phosphatase has translation MFTAVKEEALCGRYSHCLSYYLSAVIEVSKAVQREVELESILSVIVEHTAVVMEADRCTVFVYDDEKEELWSYVGKGLNQNEIRFPVTYGIAGYAARTRQKANIPDAYDDERFNKEFDLKTGYRTRSVLCQPMINNEETLVGVLQVINKKDGLHFDENDEMLIESLAAHVSIAIERAFLTEHYIENKKNQEMMNLSHDIQMGMLPNDFSVSKYVEIHAFISPTKEVGGDFYDFHFIAENLLCFTIGDVSDKGVPAALFMMMVKTLFRALSKKYTNPADILKAINSEIAEDNETMMFVTMFVGVLDINTGKLLYCSGGHNPPFILTGGGTAVELETDMGPALGLMSDANFKENTVTLDKDNVIFTYTDGVDEAKDGDGKMFTLKRLKHSLCRAHIGSLKALNDSVLAEVGVFTKAAPQSDDITILSVKYLGNTV, from the coding sequence TTGTTTACAGCAGTGAAGGAGGAGGCTCTTTGCGGCAGATATAGCCATTGTCTGTCATATTATCTGAGTGCTGTCATTGAAGTCTCTAAGGCTGTACAACGTGAAGTTGAACTTGAAAGCATTCTTAGCGTAATTGTTGAACATACTGCCGTTGTAATGGAGGCTGACAGATGTACGGTTTTTGTTTATGACGACGAAAAGGAGGAGCTGTGGAGCTATGTTGGAAAGGGCCTGAATCAAAATGAAATCAGATTTCCTGTAACTTACGGAATAGCCGGATATGCAGCAAGAACCCGCCAAAAAGCGAATATTCCTGATGCTTATGATGATGAAAGGTTTAATAAAGAATTTGATTTAAAAACAGGCTACAGGACGCGCTCCGTACTGTGCCAGCCAATGATTAATAATGAGGAAACACTGGTTGGAGTTTTGCAGGTAATTAACAAAAAAGACGGATTACATTTTGACGAAAACGACGAGATGCTGATTGAATCTTTAGCAGCTCATGTGTCAATTGCGATTGAACGGGCTTTTTTAACGGAACATTATATAGAAAACAAAAAAAATCAGGAAATGATGAATCTCTCTCATGACATCCAGATGGGAATGCTTCCAAATGATTTTTCAGTCAGCAAATACGTTGAAATACACGCCTTCATCTCTCCTACAAAAGAGGTAGGGGGGGATTTTTACGATTTCCACTTTATTGCCGAAAATCTGCTGTGCTTTACCATTGGGGATGTCTCCGACAAGGGCGTACCAGCCGCTTTATTTATGATGATGGTTAAGACGCTGTTCAGGGCTCTTTCCAAAAAATATACAAATCCGGCAGATATCCTGAAGGCTATAAACAGTGAAATTGCAGAGGATAATGAGACAATGATGTTTGTAACCATGTTTGTGGGAGTTCTGGATATAAACACAGGTAAACTATTATATTGTAGTGGTGGGCATAATCCTCCGTTTATACTGACTGGAGGGGGTACTGCTGTGGAGTTAGAAACAGATATGGGCCCGGCTCTGGGACTTATGAGTGATGCAAATTTTAAGGAAAACACTGTCACACTTGACAAAGATAATGTTATATTCACATACACAGACGGTGTGGATGAGGCTAAGGATGGAGACGGTAAGATGTTTACGTTAAAACGTCTTAAACATTCACTGTGCAGAGCTCATATCGGCTCATTAAAGGCACTGAATGACAGTGTGTTGGCAGAGGTTGGAGTATTTACAAAAGCTGCCCCGCAATCTGACGACATAACCATATTGTCTGTTAAATACCTTGGCAACACAGTTTGA
- a CDS encoding ATP-binding protein: protein MIDMPDNDNYELTVSAVVENIPVILKFTKGILNELGFNKHDSFDVQTAVDEACINIINHGYEKEESGDICIKVNNSVADIVISIQSYGKPFDPETAAKPDLTSQVSERRIGGLGVYLIQQLMDKVSYHYSDNVSTLTMIKHRNV, encoded by the coding sequence ATGATAGATATGCCTGATAACGACAACTATGAACTTACAGTATCGGCTGTGGTAGAAAATATACCGGTCATTTTGAAATTTACAAAGGGTATTTTGAATGAGCTGGGCTTTAACAAACATGACTCTTTTGACGTGCAAACGGCTGTGGATGAGGCATGTATAAATATAATAAACCACGGGTATGAAAAAGAGGAAAGTGGTGATATTTGCATTAAAGTTAATAACAGTGTGGCTGACATTGTGATTTCAATACAAAGTTACGGGAAACCCTTTGACCCTGAAACTGCAGCCAAACCCGATTTAACATCACAAGTATCTGAAAGGAGGATTGGCGGCCTTGGAGTTTATCTTATACAGCAGCTTATGGATAAGGTCAGTTACCATTACTCTGATAACGTAAGTACACTTACAATGATAAAACACAGAAATGTTTGA
- a CDS encoding STAS domain-containing protein gives MKFDSKKDKEGNLCFDFKKQNDVLVVTMSGSMDSQSASEFAKVIDEKLNSGENVFIVNLNSLEHLSSAGLRNIVIVLKKLDTMGKKMFFVSSNEDVNRIFKMAGLYNSLIKIFDSDEAAYNAIK, from the coding sequence ATGAAATTTGATTCTAAAAAAGACAAGGAAGGGAATCTCTGTTTTGATTTTAAAAAACAAAACGATGTTTTGGTAGTAACTATGTCGGGAAGCATGGACAGCCAGAGCGCCTCTGAGTTTGCTAAGGTCATTGACGAAAAGCTCAACTCAGGTGAAAATGTTTTCATAGTGAATCTTAATTCTCTTGAGCATTTAAGCAGCGCCGGTTTGAGAAATATCGTAATAGTCTTAAAGAAACTTGATACGATGGGTAAAAAAATGTTCTTTGTTTCCTCAAATGAAGATGTTAACAGGATATTTAAAATGGCAGGGCTGTATAACAGCCTCATCAAGATTTTTGATTCTGATGAGGCAGCTTATAACGCCATCAAATGA
- a CDS encoding DegT/DnrJ/EryC1/StrS family aminotransferase: MTAKQDKGLKKFEKVPFADLRAQYLSIKGEMDAAIESVIMDSAFIGGKHVKDFEESFAKYTKAKHAIGVGNGTDALSVSLKCLGVAAGDEVIVPANSFIATSEAVTAIGAKIIFVDCNPKTYNIDTDKLSSAVTRKTKAIIPVHLYGQPADMDKVTGFAEAYNLYVIEDAAQAHGALYKGRAVGTLGHAACFSFFPGKNLGAYGDAGAVTTNDDNLAVKIKMYANHGRVDKYNHEFEGINSRLDGLQAAILNVKLRHLDSWTLRRRQIADIYNEKLKDIVITPWVLPDATHVYHLYVIQVHGDRQQLIKHLSEHGISTGIHYPTAPPFLKAYGYLSHKPEDFPVSFGLKDKILSLPIHGDMTDKEAHYVTDVIRDFYNAG; this comes from the coding sequence ATGACGGCAAAGCAGGATAAGGGATTGAAAAAATTTGAAAAAGTGCCATTTGCGGATTTAAGGGCGCAGTATCTTTCAATTAAAGGAGAGATGGATGCGGCGATAGAAAGCGTAATAATGGACAGTGCCTTTATTGGCGGCAAGCACGTTAAAGATTTTGAGGAGAGTTTTGCCAAATATACTAAAGCAAAACACGCTATAGGAGTGGGAAACGGAACCGATGCCCTCTCAGTCTCTCTGAAATGCCTCGGAGTTGCCGCAGGAGATGAGGTCATAGTACCGGCAAACAGTTTTATTGCCACCTCTGAGGCCGTCACTGCAATAGGTGCAAAAATTATCTTTGTTGATTGCAACCCTAAAACTTACAACATTGATACCGATAAACTCTCAAGTGCAGTTACCAGAAAAACGAAAGCCATTATCCCTGTTCATTTGTACGGCCAGCCAGCCGATATGGATAAAGTTACGGGCTTTGCAGAGGCTTATAACCTGTACGTGATAGAGGATGCCGCTCAGGCTCACGGAGCGCTTTATAAAGGCAGAGCGGTTGGTACGTTAGGACACGCCGCTTGTTTTAGTTTCTTCCCCGGTAAAAATCTCGGCGCTTACGGAGATGCCGGCGCTGTAACCACAAATGATGATAACCTTGCCGTTAAGATAAAGATGTACGCTAACCACGGCAGAGTGGATAAATATAACCACGAGTTTGAGGGCATAAACAGCCGCCTTGACGGCCTTCAGGCTGCTATATTAAATGTTAAATTGAGGCATTTAGATAGCTGGACACTTAGAAGACGCCAAATTGCGGATATTTATAATGAGAAACTAAAAGACATAGTTATAACCCCCTGGGTTTTGCCCGATGCCACTCACGTCTATCATCTGTATGTGATTCAGGTACATGGTGACAGACAACAACTTATAAAACATCTCTCTGAACATGGCATCTCAACCGGTATTCACTACCCAACTGCGCCTCCTTTTCTTAAAGCCTACGGTTACCTTTCCCATAAGCCGGAGGACTTTCCGGTTTCATTTGGTTTAAAAGACAAAATACTAAGTTTACCCATACATGGGGATATGACAGATAAAGAAGCGCACTACGTGACTGATGTTATAAGGGATTTTTATAATGCAGGTTGA